One Tunturibacter gelidoferens genomic region harbors:
- a CDS encoding phosphatase PAP2 family protein, whose protein sequence is MTRKTPLFRASISAAIFLALALSTSSCSKDIPSSEPLPTVTPANTDANAGSWKMIVLSGPTQIPVTAPAPVSDPGYQSELASIKAAQASLTDAQKTAITYWSSGGVLRWNQIMREIAARSDLPPSPNPDGSYPVPNPANPFANPQYPFSNPPYAARAYSYVSVAQFEALKAAWYYKYLYNRPSPFKADTSIKALLPTSDIPSYPSEDAVEAGVNVALLTLLFPTSVDEINAKAAEQQQVALISGRASASDIAAGVALGKAVAAVFAARAASDGMKAAGGNAALWQSLADNATARGEIPWISQDGPPRPPMLPVFGKVKVWMMTPNDIVNERPGPPPSTSSPQMQTETAEVKSIVNSLTRDQQATVYKWADGVSTVTPPGHWDAIAEPYISAASFSEVRASRVFALLNMALHDAAVGCWDAKYFYFNPRPSQLDPSIKTQTGLPNFPSYVSGHSDFSAAGSDVLSYLFPDGATYFQAQMQEAAMSRLYAGIHYRSDIEVGMDHGKRIGDYTVRFAKTDGAN, encoded by the coding sequence ATGACCAGGAAAACGCCTCTCTTCCGCGCATCGATCTCAGCCGCAATCTTCCTTGCCCTGGCCCTGAGCACCTCCAGCTGTAGCAAGGACATCCCCTCTTCCGAGCCCTTGCCGACAGTCACTCCGGCGAACACCGACGCCAACGCCGGATCATGGAAGATGATCGTTCTCTCAGGTCCCACGCAGATCCCTGTGACAGCCCCGGCCCCTGTAAGCGACCCCGGCTATCAGTCTGAGTTAGCATCCATCAAGGCCGCACAGGCCAGCCTCACCGATGCGCAAAAGACCGCCATCACCTATTGGAGCAGCGGCGGCGTCCTCCGTTGGAATCAGATCATGCGGGAGATTGCAGCGCGCTCCGATCTGCCGCCCTCTCCAAATCCGGACGGAAGCTATCCCGTTCCAAATCCCGCAAATCCATTCGCGAATCCGCAATATCCGTTCAGTAACCCTCCCTACGCGGCACGCGCCTACAGTTACGTCTCTGTCGCGCAGTTTGAGGCCCTCAAGGCCGCGTGGTACTACAAGTACCTGTACAATCGCCCCTCCCCCTTCAAAGCGGACACCAGCATCAAGGCGCTGCTGCCGACCAGCGACATTCCCTCCTACCCCTCCGAAGATGCCGTCGAAGCAGGAGTCAACGTTGCTCTGCTCACGCTCCTCTTCCCCACCTCGGTCGATGAGATCAACGCCAAGGCAGCCGAGCAGCAACAAGTCGCCCTCATCTCCGGCAGAGCGTCCGCCAGCGACATCGCCGCGGGAGTAGCCCTGGGCAAAGCCGTCGCCGCCGTCTTCGCTGCTCGCGCCGCCTCCGACGGAATGAAGGCAGCCGGCGGAAACGCTGCTCTCTGGCAGTCCCTCGCCGACAATGCAACCGCGCGCGGAGAGATCCCCTGGATCAGCCAGGACGGTCCACCTCGCCCGCCCATGCTCCCCGTCTTCGGCAAGGTCAAGGTGTGGATGATGACTCCCAACGACATCGTGAACGAGCGGCCGGGTCCGCCTCCATCCACCTCATCCCCTCAAATGCAGACCGAAACCGCCGAAGTGAAAAGCATCGTCAACAGTCTTACCCGCGACCAGCAGGCGACGGTCTACAAATGGGCCGATGGAGTCAGTACCGTAACTCCTCCTGGCCACTGGGACGCCATCGCCGAGCCGTACATCAGCGCTGCCAGTTTCAGCGAGGTTCGCGCCTCACGCGTCTTCGCGCTGCTCAATATGGCACTCCATGACGCCGCCGTTGGCTGCTGGGATGCGAAGTACTTTTACTTCAACCCCCGACCCTCGCAGCTCGATCCCTCCATCAAGACCCAGACCGGACTTCCAAACTTTCCATCCTACGTCTCAGGCCACTCAGACTTCTCCGCCGCAGGCTCCGATGTCTTGTCCTATCTCTTCCCCGACGGGGCAACCTACTTTCAAGCGCAGATGCAGGAGGCCGCCATGTCCAGGCTCTACGCGGGCATCCACTATCGTTCAGATATCGAAGTTGGAATGGATCATGGCAAGAGAATCGGAGACTACACGGTCAGGTTTGCAAAGACAGACGGAGCAAACTAA
- the folK gene encoding 2-amino-4-hydroxy-6-hydroxymethyldihydropteridine diphosphokinase codes for MGVKAVAAIALGSNLESSFGDREANLEEAVRLIRPLGEVTAVSSFYDTEPVGFLDQPRFLNAALLLETELEPVTLLRELLVVERAMGRERVGAVAKGPRVIDLDLLLYVDAEGHAAVMETEELVLPHPEMQARRFVLDPLGEIAPEMVHPVSGLTVREMLDSLRSDS; via the coding sequence GTGGGCGTGAAGGCTGTGGCGGCGATCGCGTTGGGGTCGAACCTGGAATCGTCCTTCGGGGACCGTGAGGCGAATCTGGAGGAGGCGGTGCGGTTGATCCGACCGCTGGGTGAGGTGACGGCGGTCTCGTCGTTTTACGATACGGAGCCGGTGGGGTTTCTGGATCAGCCTAGATTCCTGAATGCTGCTTTGCTGCTTGAGACTGAGTTGGAGCCGGTGACTTTGCTAAGGGAGCTGCTTGTGGTGGAGCGGGCGATGGGGCGGGAGCGGGTTGGGGCTGTGGCGAAGGGCCCGCGGGTGATCGATCTGGATCTGTTGCTATATGTCGATGCAGAGGGGCATGCAGCGGTGATGGAGACCGAGGAGCTAGTGCTGCCTCATCCGGAGATGCAGGCGCGGAGGTTTGTGCTGGATCCGCTGGGGGAGATCGCGCCGGAGATGGTGCATCCGGTGTCTGGGCTGACCGTTCGGGAGATGCTGGATAGCTTACGCTCGGATTCTTGA